In the Pyrolobus fumarii 1A genome, one interval contains:
- a CDS encoding type II toxin-antitoxin system VapC family toxin — protein MSILLDTGFIIASFNKRDRHHRWASRLMREVLEGRWGPPYTTDYIIDEVLSYAAARLPGDAGLKLGELLLEKRILHIIPVTLDIVLEAWRVYKSHYPGLSFTDSTSIVVAKTYGIDYIATVETSGLLPKLHPSLTPYHQQ, from the coding sequence TTGAGCATCCTCCTAGACACGGGTTTCATCATAGCCTCGTTCAACAAGAGGGATAGGCACCACCGGTGGGCGTCGAGGCTCATGCGGGAGGTGTTGGAGGGCAGGTGGGGGCCGCCCTACACGACCGACTACATAATCGATGAGGTGCTATCCTACGCGGCTGCACGCCTACCGGGCGACGCGGGGCTGAAGCTAGGAGAGCTGCTCCTCGAGAAGAGAATCCTCCATATAATCCCCGTAACGCTCGACATCGTGCTCGAGGCGTGGCGCGTCTACAAGAGCCACTACCCCGGCCTCAGCTTCACAGACTCCACGAGCATAGTGGTAGCGAAGACCTACGGCATAGACTATATCGCAACTGTAGAGACAAGCGGGCTCCTCCCCAAGCTACACCCCAGCCTAACCCCATATCACCAACAATAG